The Zygotorulaspora mrakii chromosome 3, complete sequence genome includes a region encoding these proteins:
- the NGL2 gene encoding RNA exonuclease (similar to Saccharomyces cerevisiae NGL3 (YML118W) and NGL2 (YMR285C); ancestral locus Anc_8.850), producing MPTEESSKPENNKKDVECTLKRQNAKMKKNDDGEQKHDQHQATDTTTASSSEKKQKNKGKSKGKSGNKVLSPEEVAKVRAKRKAAKEAKKASLEAPGADVPPELRFIRRPILTLHDGEPLTGFQFSLMTYNCLAQALIRRKMFPDGGDALKWHRRSQVLKREFKHYNADVICLQEIDYIQYENFWKSELEKLGYDTQFNRNGTKNHGVSIAWKRDLFFMTDRMFIDYDKEASGDIPPRTVTKNVGLVLSLKFTEKARQQFPNKTIRSGIIIGTTHLFWHPFGTYERTRQCFIILKKMKEFMHRVNVLQNDADNDLSHWWPFFCGDFNSQPYDAPYLSMTSKPIEYKDRALKVIQCSTSYTFSKLREGINDGDEENGNVEKFGKNQPETPVPAEFNANEQQKELVKEMEQLQNSLDMRAISLYSVAYKKVHAENSGLDNDRGEPEISNWAHTWRGLLDYLFLIKDWDFSDKKEVGSLNSFEKENSLRIRGLLRMPSSEEMTEHGQPHVAEYPSDHLCMICKLELLP from the coding sequence ATGCCCACAGAAGAATCAAGTAAACCTGAAAACAACAAGAAAGATGTCGAATGTACATTAAAAAGACAGAACGCtaaaatgaagaaaaacgATGACGGTGAGCAGAAACATGATCAACATCAAGCAACAGACACCACAACAGCCAGCTCatctgaaaagaaacagaagaaCAAGGGAAAAAGTAAGGGCAAAAGTGGAAATAAAGTATTGTCCCCTGAGGAAGTCGCAAAAGTGAGAGCGAAAAGGAAAGCCGCTAAAGAGGCCAAGAAAGCAAGTTTGGAGGCCCCGGGCGCTGATGTTCCCCCAGAGTTGAGGTTTATCAGACGTCCTATACTGACATTACATGATGGAGAACCATTGACCGGGTTTCAGTTTAGCTTGATGACTTACAACTGTCTTGCGCAAGCGTTaatcagaagaaaaatgttcCCGGATGGTGGTGATGCGCTCAAATGGCATCGAAGATCTCAAGTTCTAAAGAGAGAGTTCAAACATTACAATGCAGACGTGATATGTTTGCAAGAAATCGACTATATTCAGTATGAGAATTTCTGGAAGTCTGAGCTTGAAAAACTAGGGTATGATACTCAGTTCAACAGAAATGGTACGAAAAACCACGGTGTGTCAATTGCATGGAAACGtgatttattttttatgaCTGACAGAATGTTTATAGATTACGACAAGGAGGCTTCTGGCGATATTCCTCCACGAACAGTTACGAAGAATGTTGGCCTTGTACTGTCGCTCAAGTTCACGGAGAAAGCTAGACAGCAGTTTCCAAATAAAACCATCAGGAGTGGAATCATTATTGGAACCACACATTTGTTCTGGCATCCATTTGGAACATATGAAAGAACTAGACAGTGCTTCAttattttaaaaaaaatgaaagagttCATGCACAGAGTCAATGTTTTACAAAACGATGCGGATAATGACCTCTCCCACTGGTGGCCATTTTTTTGTGGAGATTTCAATTCGCAACCCTACGATGCTCCTTATTTGTCAATGACGTCTAAACCGATCGAATACAAAGATAGAGCCTTGAAAGTGATACAATGCAGCACTTCTTACACATTTTCGAAGCTTAGGGAAGGTATCAACGATGGCGATGaggaaaatggaaatgtCGAGAAATTTGGTAAGAATCAACCTGAAACACCAGTACCTGCAGAATTTAATGCAAACGAACAGCAGAAGGAACTAGTGAAAGAAATGGAGCAGTTACAAAATAGCCTGGATATGAGAGCCATTTCCTTGTACTCTGTTGCATATAAAAAGGTTCATGCGGAGAATTCGGGTTTGGATAATGATCGTGGAGAACCGGAGATTTCCAATTGGGCACATACTTGGAGGGGTCTTCTtgattatttatttttgatcaaGGATTGGGACTTTTCggacaaaaaagaagttggaTCATTGAATAGctttgaaaaggaaaactCATTGAGAATACGTGGCTTATTACGAATGCCATCAAGTGAAGAAATGACAGAACATGGCCAGCCTCATGTTGCAGAATATCCAAGTGATCATTTGTGTATGATATGCAAACTAGAGTTATTACCATAA
- the MRPL33 gene encoding mitochondrial 54S ribosomal protein uL30m (similar to Saccharomyces cerevisiae MRPL33 (YMR286W); ancestral locus Anc_8.851), with product MAFYKVVLRRSLIGVPKSSRSIVKSLGLGKRGSVIYRRATPACAGSLVKIKELVSVEVTEKALSKEEQRNQRKSNPGFTVEKRVPI from the coding sequence ATGGCATTTTACAAAGTTGTTTTACGCAGGTCGCTTATAGGTGTACCTAAATCAAGCAGGAGCATTGTGAAAAGTTTAGGACTCGGTAAAAGAGGTTCAGTCATTTATAGAAGAGCGACACCAGCTTGTGCGGGATCTCTGGTTAAGATAAAGGAATTGGTCAGTGTGGAAGTTACGGAAAAGGCATTGTCGAAAGAAGAACAGAGAAATCAGAGGAAATCAAATCCTGGATTTACGGTAGAAAAGAGAGTTCCGATATGA
- a CDS encoding uncharacterized protein (similar to Saccharomyces cerevisiae YML119W; ancestral locus Anc_8.852): MNGTSTKLSHPDDEAPLPKYTSKICSPTKRTLNNKNYLAEEAPVYNRNDHTRDLPPVPVPVFTNNPESARNSNSNRQRQDTKLGQYHTGFHRLSDIKVGNSRLRSRPNAQQYHQQQQLTYENARNNGNNNVKFSSNRLAKPTTQTPKISTFVEIRDSSEIVVPNPAQKQRILAERYFSAPIDFAELQRETGKHKPIINIVNTNSPGQPKNGQIYKLSVPILSSHKGYHVIKDQIKDIYRSKYQVSQPLYAFGNENVRYSSLKDLESKDINNASNKFSSKRLQSTQVLDRQLLAASNGNDSFELSFDGKALDRSDIFRMVDSFTVALSDDDDEDKIINAANKNLLPSEMTNSVY; the protein is encoded by the coding sequence ATGAATGGCACTTCGACAAAACTATCACATCCCGATGACGAAGCTCCACTGCCTAAATATACTTCGAAGATATGCTCTCCCACAAAAAGGACTCTGAATAATAAGAACTATCTAGCAGAAGAAGCACCAGTCTATAATCGAAACGATCATACGAGGGACCTCCCACCAGTGCCGGTTCCCGTTTTCACGAATAACCCAGAGAGCGCTCGAAATAGTAATAGCAATCGGCAGCGTCAAGATACTAAGCTAGGACAGTATCATACTGGATTTCATAGGTTAAGTGATATTAAGGTGGGGAACAGCAGATTAAGATCACGACCAAATGCTCAGCAATACCaccagcagcagcaactTACATATGAAAATGCCCGCAACAATGGCAATAATAATGTCAAATTTTCCTCTAACCGACTTGCCAAACCAACTACGCAGACCCCAAAAATCTCAACTTTTGTGGAGATACGTGATTCATCTGAAATTGTTGTACCCAATCCGGCTCAAAAACAGCGAATTTTAGCAGAGAGATACTTCTCAGCGCCGATTGATTTCGCAGAGTTACAGCGGGAGACAGGGAAACATAAACCCATTATCAATATTGTAAACACTAACTCACCAGGACAACCAAAAAACGGGCAAATCTACAAATTGAGTGTACCCATTTTATCCTCTCACAAGGGTTATCATGTTATAAAAGATCAAATAAAAGACATTTATCGATCCAAATATCAAGTTTCACAACCGCTTTATGCATTTGGAAATGAGAATGTCAGATATTCAAGTTTAAAAGATTTAGAGAGTAAAGATATTAACAATGCCAGCAACAAGTTTAGCTCAAAACGACTACAGAGTACACAAGTTTTAGACCGCCAACTTCTTGCTGCATCCAACGGAAACGATAGCTTTGAATTAAGTTTTGATGGAAAAGCATTGGATCGAAGCGACATTTTCCGCATGGTAGACTCGTTTACTGTTGCTTTATctgatgacgatgacgagGACAAAATCATAAATGCAGCGAACAAAAACCTTCTCCCTTCAGAAATGACAAATTCCGTTTACTAA
- the DSS1 gene encoding exoribonuclease II (similar to Saccharomyces cerevisiae DSS1 (YMR287C); ancestral locus Anc_8.853), which yields MYRCARGLHCTGALARTKASTGARARIRKSPPQKGRLAEEATALSGSISAHEIGAISSSFVARTRELEPGLEVKQLSQIRAQFQERYDARYLRPSKQWVRQRGIGGTASSRQPNKYLINECAERIHKHDLQFDASALSRGPLRIGDLVLLKQHFNELSMCVDVPSSTLDPRYTFAAVDGTLKFASKSSVLLRMPNNYGNHENEGKLLAREAKHDFAPIGTIKNSPDETIVLSTTARQMVTSYLPQQISKSAWSQLPLVLKNLEQLHRSLQNFAGPVNFPFVKLVQLVQKNMNMHVTAASTLSEILDSAVFLATYWAVRLQQKFHLWGEIQLNRALLTPISVTILPFESQHVYYTNVVKCLKSNNYKDINDFADLVNTKDFVTVVSRFPHIIKLLEDYASGNLENIESIISLISTIFRKIDSFKDNDITKDCCHELLIELTPNNSLWNPMHSNLTLALPPSSNLTKSQQVFFDLVKPPPETALDDFERFDFKDLRVYCIDSDDAHEIDDGISIRELGNGKFTLYIHIADPASLFNESSQQDSYGIEDEVLKIASKKCFTTYLPDLVAPMLPRSYCKAADLGKNDDLTKTITFSVDVVVAPDEQSMKIQNNTSQIRLGQVSRFPQVSYDSVDRTLKETRNLIQDKWSIEQKELKNLHLIARLLRETRVKEMDAVIFGDGFNKGLVKVSDDSQKISFENKVETSSVVLVTEMMILANTLSGKFFFENKIPGVFRSYQPLMLGDRAQNEYGQMKAKIKKGILPSFKDITLLASLLNSSFYSAKPMSHNMIGAPQYLTVTSPLRRFPDLINHLQLHRHIRGLPICFTQSEISNLVDDIQSRDSILKDASRQGATYWTLKFVKDSLKNDPNQRFEVMVTSVPQLGLVRCILPDYPAARGSLKLKPSETKPPEIGNTVANCKITKIDCLDGILELEV from the coding sequence ATGTACCGATGTGCCAGAGGACTGCACTGTACTGGAGCGCTGGCGAGGACCAAGGCAAGCACTGGAGCAAGAGCTAGGATAAGGAAGTCACCACCGCAGAAGGGACGGCTTGCTGAGGAAGCGACAGCGCTGAGTGGCAGTATCAGTGCCCACGAGATTGGCGCAATCTCAAGTTCTTTCGTTGCGAGGACACGGGAGCTGGAACCGGGTTTAGAGGTCAAACAGCTGTCGCAGATTAGAGCCCAGTTCCAGGAGAGGTACGATGCGAGGTACTTGAGGCCATCCAAGCAGTGGGTGCGACAGCGGGGAATTGGCGGAACTGCGAGCTCACGCCAACCCAACAAGTATTTGATTAATGAATGCGCGGAGCGCATTCATAAGCATGATTTGCAATTCGATGCCAGTGCTCTCTCCCGTGGACCTCTCAGGATCGGCGATCTGGTGTTGTTGAAGCAGCATTTCAACGAGCTCAGCATGTGTGTGGATGTGCCCAGTAGCACTTTGGATCCACGTTATACGTTTGCCGCGGTGGACGGAACATTAAAGTTTGCTTCAAAAAGCTCAGTGCTGCTACGCATGCCCAACAACTATGGAAatcatgaaaatgaaggcAAACTTCTTGCGAGGGAAGCCAAACACGACTTTGCACCGATTGGTACTATCAAGAACTCCCCCGACGAAACAATAGTCTTGTCGACAACTGCGCGCCAGATGGTAACAAGTTACTTACCGcaacaaatttcaaaatcagcATGGAGCCAGTTACCGCTTGTTCTCAAAAACTTGGAGCAATTGCATAGGTCGctgcaaaattttgcagGACCGGTGAATTTTCCTTTTGTAAAGTTGGTCCAAttggttcaaaaaaacatgaaTATGCACGTCACAGCAGCGTCAACGTTAAGCGAAATTCTTGATTCAGCTGTCTTTTTGGCAACCTATTGGGCTGTGCGGTTACAGcaaaaatttcacttgTGGGGTGAAATCCAATTGAACAGAGCTCTGCTCACGCCAATCTCCGTGACAATACTTCCTTTCGAGTCGCAGCACGTATATTACACTAACGTGGTAAAGTGTCTCAAATCTAATAATTATAAAGATATTAATGACTTTGCGGATCTCGTTAAtacaaaagattttgtCACAGTGGTAAGTAGGTTTCCGCATATTATTAAGCTTCTCGAAGATTATGCGTCTGGTAATTTGGAGAATATTGAATCAATCATATCATTGATTTCTACAATATTTAGGAAAATCGATAGCTTCAAGGATAATGATATAACTAAGGATTGCTGCCACGAATTATTAATTGAGTTGACCCCAAATAATAGTCTTTGGAATCCCAtgcattcaaatttaaCACTAGCTTTACCGCCATCTTCAAATCTTACGAAGTCGCaacaagttttttttgatctcgTAAAGCCTCCCCCAGAAACTGCTTTAGATGACTTTGAAAGGTTCGATTTTAAAGATCTGAGAGTTTACTGTATTGACTCTGATGATGCTCATGAGATAGATGATGGTATCTCCATAAGAGAGCTTGGAAACGGTAAATTCACTCTTTACATTCATATCGCAGATCCAGCgtctcttttcaatgaatcTAGTCAGCAGGATTCCTATGGTATTGAAGACGAAGTGCTTAAAATAGCGTCTAAAAAATGTTTTACCACTTATTTACCTGATTTAGTTGCTCCAATGCTACCTAGGAGTTATTGCAAGGCAGCCGATTTAGGTAAAAACGATGATCTAACGAAAACAATCACTTTTTCCGttgatgttgttgttgctcCAGATGAGCAgtcgatgaaaattcaaaacaacACTTCGCAAATAAGACTAGGGCAAGTGTCGAGATTTCCACAAGTGTCTTATGATTCCGTTGATAGAACCTTAAAGGAGACTAGAAATTTGATACAAGATAAATGGTCCATAGAACagaaagaattgaaaaacttacATCTTATCGCTAGATTGTTACGGGAAACGAGAGTTAAAGAGATGGATGCTGTAATATTTGGAGATGGTTTCAATAAAGGCCTGGTAAAAGTTTCCGATGATAGCCAAAAAATATCCTTTGAGAACAAGGTAGAAACAAGCTCTGTGGTTCTTGTTACTGAAATGATGATTCTTGCCAACACTTTGTCCggaaaattcttctttgaaaataaaattccTGGAGTGTTTAGATCTTATCAGCCATTAATGCTTGGTGATAGGGCTCAGAATGAATATGGTCAAATGAAAGCCAAGATCAAGAAAGGCATACTGCCaagtttcaaagatatcaCACTTTTGGCTTCTTTACTGAATTCAAGTTTTTATTCTGCCAAACCAATGTCACATAATATGATTGGTGCTCCCCAATATTTAACTGTAACTTCACCGTTGCGTAGGTTCCCCGATCTTATAAACCATTTACAGTTACACAGGCATATTCGAGGACTGCCCATTTGCTTCACTCaatcagaaatttcaaatttggtgGATGACATTCAATCAAGAGATTCTATCTTAAAAGATGCTTCTCGTCAGGGAGCAACTTACTGGACACTAAAGTTTGTGAAAgactctttgaaaaatgatccaaatcaaagatttgaagTTATGGTAACATCTGTTCCACAACTGGGTTTGGTGAGGTGTATTCTACCTGATTATCCAGCAGCAAGAGGATCTTTAAAACTAAAGCCTTCAGAGACAAAACCTCCTGAAATAGGCAATACCGTTgcaaattgcaaaattACTAAGATCGATTGCCTGGACGGGATTTTGGAACTAGAAGTATAG
- the NDI1 gene encoding NADH-ubiquinone reductase (H(+)-translocating) NDI1 (similar to Saccharomyces cerevisiae NDI1 (YML120C); ancestral locus Anc_8.854) has translation MLSHIIGKQPAYRASSRLIRLASTSGQARTTSVEDVGSSAGSTGPTSFKTVKVIDTQYNDKPTVVILGSGWGAISFLKHIDTKQYNVSIISPRNYFLFTPLLPSTPVGTVDEKSIIEPVVNFALRKKGNVSYYEAEATSINPDRNTVTVKSLSTVQQLTKDEKFLGISQQDAAEIKYNYLISAVGAEPNTFGIPGVEKYGNFLKEIPHSLQIRERFASNLEKANLLPKGDPERKRLLTLVVVGGGPTGVETAGELQDYVHQDLKKFLPSLAEDIQIHLVEALPIVLNMFEKKLSSYAQSVLRKTSIKIHLKTAVGKVEEKHLIAKTKNDDGSVTEEIIPYGTLIWATGNKARPIVTDLFKKIPEQNSCTRALAVNQFLQVKGSNNIFAVGDNAFAGLPPTAQVAHQEAEYLAKNFDKMAQLPDFHAKLTNETSKPDLLFEKNGFKPFNYVHYGALAYLGAEKAIANITYGKRSFYTGGGLITFYIWRILYLTMILSARSRFKVIADWMKLAFFKRDFFKGL, from the coding sequence ATGTTGTCGCACATCATTGGTAAACAGCCCGCTTACAGGGCTAGCAGCCGTCTTATCAGATTAGCCTCCACGAGCGGTCAGGCAAGGACTACTAGTGTGGAGGATGTGGGGTCCAGTGCTGGAAGCACTGGACCCACCTCCTTCAAGACCGTGAAAGTTATCGACACTCAGTACAATGATAAGCCCACGGTGGTTATATTGGGGTCTGGGTGGGGTGCTATTTCGTTTTTGAAGCACATCGACACGAAGCAGTATAACGTCTCCATCATATCGCCCCGGAactattttcttttcacgCCATTACTGCCATCTACGCCGGTCGGGACCGTGGATGAAAAATCGATTATCGAGCCAGTGGTCAACTTCGCATTGAGGAAAAAGGGCAACGTGTCGTACTACGAGGCGGAAGCCACGTCCATAAACCCTGATAGAAATACTGTCACCGTCAAATCGCTTTCAACAGTGCAGCAGTTGAcgaaagatgaaaaattccTGGGTATCTCACAGCAGGACGCAGCGGAGATCAAGTATAACTATTTGATCTCAGCTGTTGGTGCGGAACCTAACACTTTTGGTATTCCTGGTGTTGAGAAATACGGTAACTTCCTGAAAGAAATTCCCCATTCTCTGCAAATCAGAGAAAGGTTTGCAAGTAATTTGGAAAAGGCGAATTTACTGCCAAAGGGTGACccagaaagaaaaagattacTGACGCTTGTTGTCGTAGGTGGCGGTCCGACTGGTGTTGAGACTGCAGGTGAATTGCAGGATTATGTTCACCAGGATCTCAAGAAGTTCTTACCATCTCTGGCTGAAGATATTCAAATCCATTTAGTTGAAGCTTTGCCGATTGTTCTTAACATGTTCGAGAAAAAACTGTCTTCGTATGCTCAGTCGGTTTTGAGGAAAACATCCATCAAAATCCATTTAAAGACGGCCGTGGGTAAGGTCGAGGAGAAACATTTGATTGCAAAGactaaaaatgatgatggatCAGTAACAGAAGAAATTATCCCATACGGGACATTGATTTGGGCCACTGGTAATAAAGCTAGGCCAATTGTTACCgatcttttcaagaagatTCCTGAACAAAATAGTTGCACAAGAGCCCTTGCGGTGAATCAATTCTTACAAGTCAAAGGTTCGAATAATATTTTTGCTGTTGGTGATAATGCATTTGCAGGTTTACCACCCACTGCTCAAGTGGCTCATCAAGAGGCCGAATACTTAGCTAAGAACTTCGATAAAATGGCTCAATTACCCGATTTTCATGCTAAGTTGACTAACGAAACTTCAAAACCTGATTTACTattcgaaaaaaatggcTTTAAACCTTTCAACTATGTTCATTATGGTGCTTTAGCCTACCTGGGTGCCGAAAAGGCAATCGCCAATATTACTTATGGCAAGCGCTCCTTCTATACTGGCGGAGGTTTGATTACCTTTTACATTTGGAGAATCCTATATCTGACAATGATTTTATCTGCAAGGTCAAGATTTAAGGTCATTGCTGATTGGATGAAATTAGCTTTCTTCAAGAGAGACTTCTTCAAGGGATTATAA
- the GTR1 gene encoding Rag GTPase GTR1 (similar to Saccharomyces cerevisiae GTR1 (YML121W); ancestral locus Anc_8.855) — protein MSSNNRKKLLLMGRSGSGKSSMRSIIFSNYSAFDTRRLGATIDVEHSHRRFLGNMTLNLWDCGGQDVFMENYFTKQKDHIFQMVQVLIHVFDVESQEVIKDIEIFTRALKQLKNYSPDAKIFVLLHKMDLVQIDKREELFHLMMKKLQETSAEYGFPNLVGFPTSIWDESLYKAWSSIVCSLIPNMAIHQANLKKLKSVMNACEIILFERSTFLVICSSNSSHDEALDPKRFEKISNIMKNFKQSCTKLKSGFKTLVINDNIYVSELSSNMVCFVSLNNSDECQQMVLENITKAKEFFQ, from the coding sequence ATGTCATCGAATAATAGAAAGAAGCTACTGCTTATGGGTCGTTCTGGGTCGGGAAAGTCATCTATGCGGTCAATTATCTTCAGTAATTATTCGGCTTTTGACACACGTCGTCTGGGAGCCACTATAGACGTAGAACATTCACATCGCCGTTTTCTGGGTAACATGACGTTGAATTTATGGGACTGTGGTGGTCAAGATGTGTTTATGGAGAATTATTTTACTAAGCAAAAAGATcacatatttcaaatggTTCAAGTCTTGATACATGTGTTCGACGTTGAATCACAAGAAGTCATAAAAGATATAGAGATTTTCACAAGAGCTTTGAAGCAACTTAAAAATTACTCGCCAGATGCCAAAATTTTCGTTTTATTACATAAGATGGATTTAGTCCAAATAGATAAACGAGAAGaattatttcatttaatgatgaaaaaattgcaagaaACTTCAGCGGAATATGGATTTCCAAATCTGGTTGGATTTCCAACATCGATTTGGGATGAAAGTCTCTACAAGGCGTGGTCAAGTATTGTATGCTCGTTGATTCCTAATATGGCGATACATCAAgccaatttgaaaaaattaaaatcaGTGATGAATGCTTGTGAAATAATTCTGTTTGAAAGGAGTACATTTCTAGTAATATGTTCAAGTAATTCGTCGCATGATGAAGCACTCGATCCTAAAagatttgagaaaatatcaaatataatgaagaattttAAGCAAAGTTGCActaaattgaaaagtggATTTAAGACACTTGTGATCAACGATAATATTTATGTCAGTGAATTATCGTCAAATATGGTATgttttgtttctttgaacAATTCCGATGAATGTCAACAAATGGTGCTGGAAAATATTACCAAAGCCAAAGAATTTTTCCAGTAA
- the PTH1 gene encoding aminoacyl-tRNA hydrolase (similar to Saccharomyces cerevisiae PTH1 (YHR189W); ancestral locus Anc_8.856), with protein MLLSAKYGLVKQKKWRGLPIRYLSTCLTGIGNPEPQYGGTRHNAGLMMLDLLKDKLVDSNRDKSFKKCSHAAAGYLSAPPDLLLIRSDANFINLSGKTVVPLWRKLTKHGNVKHVVVHDELSLPLGKVQLRKPGTSLRGHNGLKSIYSHLGHGDFYRLAVGIGRPLERDPKIVADYVLAKFTPQELALIQAQALPNALNLLKTVL; from the coding sequence ATGTTACTATCAGCAAAATATGGTCTCGTtaagcaaaaaaaatggagaGGACTCCCCATAAGATATTTGAGTACCTGCCTAACAGGTATTGGAAATCCCGAGCCGCAATACGGCGGGACAAGGCATAACGCCGGTTTAATGATGCTAGACCTGCTCAAGGATAAATTGGTCGACTCTAATCGTGACAAATCGTTTAAAAAATGTTCTCATGCAGCTGCAGGCTACCTAAGTGCGCCTCCCGACCTTTTGCTAATACGGTCAGACGCtaattttatcaatctGAGCGGTAAAACTGTGGTACCTCTTTGGCGAAAGCTAACCAAGCACGGCAATGTTAAGCATGTGGTTGTTCATGATGAACTTAGTTTGCCGCTGGGTAAAGTGCAATTGAGAAAGCCAGGTACAAGTTTAAGAGGTCACAATGGTCTAAAAAGTATTTACAGCCATCTTGGTCATGGTGATTTTTATCGACTTGCAGTTGGTATTGGTAGACCGCTCGAAAGGGATCCAAAAATAGTAGCTGACTATGTTCTGGCGAAGTTTACTCCCCAGGAACTCGCTCTTATCCAGGCACAGGCATTGCCGAACGCCCTGAATCTGCTAAAAACAGTACTTTGA
- the ERG9 gene encoding bifunctional farnesyl-diphosphate farnesyltransferase/squalene synthase (similar to Saccharomyces cerevisiae ERG9 (YHR190W); ancestral locus Anc_8.857), whose protein sequence is MGKIVDLLSHPVELKSALKLKYIRQPLFTNKDTRGTPELIRCYELLNLTSRSFAAVIMELHPELRNVIMLFYLVLRALDTVEDDMTIDPQLKVKVLRDFDSKLDLEDWSFNGNGPNEKDRAVLVEFPCILKEYHKLKPAYQKIIKEITNKMGNGMADYIVDENFNLNGVQTVKDYDLYCHYVAGLVGDGLTQMIVHAKFGTSSLYEGNTQLFESMGLFLQKTNIIRDYAEDLEDGRSFWPREVWSQFADKLVDFSSSNPKLQRKGIECINALVLNALGHVIDVLTYLSSLREQSTFQFCVIPQVMAIATLELVCNNPDVLKTNVKIRKGTTCYLILKSRTLSGCVEIFQHYLRQLKAKIPVDDPNYLKINIQVAKIEQFIEEMYQNKLPEGVNPVQTEPYRLTLERSKWDAKVTPIEQDEEFKFNLTMTMLMTFAAAIYFYYVK, encoded by the coding sequence atgggaaaaattgttgatttaCTGTCGCATCCAGTTGAGCTTAAATCAGCcctaaaattgaaatacaTTAGACAACCTTTGTTCACGAACAAAGACACTAGGGGGACGCCTGAATTGATCAGATGTTATGAACTCTTGAACTTGACCTCAAGGTCATTTGCTGCAGTTATCATGGAACTACATCCTGAGTTACGTAATGTTATTATGTTATTTTACTTAGTTTTACGTGCATTGGATActgttgaagatgatatGACCATCGATCCGCAATTGAAAGTAAAAGTTTTGCGTGATTTTGATTCGAAATTGGACCTCGAAGATTGGTCATTCAACGGCAACGGCCCAAATGAGAAGGATCGGGCTGTTTTGGTTGAGTTTCCCTGTATCCTAAAGGAATATCATAAATTGAAGCCTGcttatcaaaagatcatCAAGGAAATTACAAATAAAATGGGGAACGGTATGGCGGATTATATTGTCGATGAGAATTTCAATCTAAATGGTGTTCAAACTGTGAAAGATTACGACCTGTACTGTCATTACGTTGCAGGATTAGTCGGTGATGGATTAACCCAAATGATTGTTCATGCAAAGTTTGGTACTTCCTCTCTATATGAGGGAAACACGCAATTATTCGAAAGTATGGGCCTTTTCCTACAAAAGACTAATATCATTAGAGATTACGCTGAGGATTTGGAAGATGGCCGCTCATTCTGGCCACGTGAAGTCTGGTCGCAGTTTGCTGATAAATTAGTCGATTTCAGTTCCAGCAATCCAAAACTTCAACGCAAAGGTATTGAGTGTATTAACGCATTGGTATTGAATGCGCTCGGTCACGTGATAGACGTCTTGACGTATCTGAGCTCTTTGAGAGAACAGTCAACTTTCCAGTTTTGTGTTATACCTCAAGTCATGGCCATTGCAACCCTGGAGCTTGTGTGCAACAATCCCGACGTTTTGAAGACCAACGTCAAGATCAGAAAGGGAACCACCTGCTACctcattttgaaatcgagAACATTGAGCGGTTGCGTGGAGATATTCCAACACTATTTGCGTCAACTCAAGGCTAAGATCCCGGTCGACGATCCAAACTACCTGAAAATCAATATCCAGGTGGCCAAGATAGAACAGTTCATCGAAGAGATGTATCAGAACAAGTTGCCAGAGGGCGTCAACCCAGTCCAAACAGAACCATACCGTTTGACTTTGGAGAGGTCCAAGTGGGATGCCAAAGTCACCCCAATCGAACAAGACGAAGAATTCAAGTTCAATCTGACTATGACCATGTTAATGACTTTTGCAGCTGCCATTTACTTTTACTACGTTAAATAG